The Colias croceus chromosome 22, ilColCroc2.1 DNA window CTTGAGCATTCCTTGTACGGCCAGGCTTATTTGAATGATCAATtcatttcaatattcaattgaatCTAATGTTTGGATAAAGGGAGAGGTAAATCTAGACAATACTATTGAAACTGGAATACTATTTATATTGTGAACACAAAGGACAGGTAAttgtagaaataaaacaactataACCATATTTCATCCGCCATTTAATAAGCTTTTCCATTCCTCTACCTTTGCGTTTAAAGCCTCCTCTCGCAACTTTGCCTCTTCAACTAATTTCTTGTGCTGATCAAACTGTTTAACAACATTTAGTACAACAACTTTCTGTATAACAGGAATAATCTTCTCACACTCTGTTTCCAGAATACTCATTACTTTCGTAACACATTCGACATCCATAGAACCGATTTGGCGATAATCAGAAACTTGTTTTAAATTGTGCAGTATACACATAGTAACTATTCCATGATTGGTGTCCGTCTCTGGACTCATTAGTGCTAAATTCTCTTCTTCTTCCGTTGGATCTACAAATATGTGTTCCCCGATGATGGCCACAGAACATGCAGATATTATATCATACATGGGTACAGCTGCATCTGATAGGGCTAGACCTACTGCGTTTATCGCTGCGGCTAGACAGGCCCCGTCGTGTTCTAGGATGTAGACAAATATATCCAACTGAAAATAAGAAACTTATTAATTCTCGAGTTGTTTCATTTAGACttgaaagtttgtaagtaatagagattgtttattttatcttagTCATATACTGCTGCATAAACAACTTTACTTAAACTGGGCCTGCTGATAGCAGTTAAATCCGAGATTCAGATTTTGATcagttttttgtttaaaattaggaaaaattgttaaaaaagtCGCTTTACTTTTAAAACTTTGCCAAGTTATGTTAACTAATCATGTTAAGTTTTCAAAGTTGTTCTTAGAtacaagtttaaaattattatctttagcAACAAAAATTTGCAAactttcataaataatataatattaacccaCCTGAAAGtttgggaataaatgtctgcATATAACTGGTTCCATAGCT harbors:
- the LOC123701929 gene encoding exosome complex component MTR3 isoform X2, encoding MPLDYRRFNGPEDSKSYKRFTSDYLRTYDELLKELLDKNGKRKDGRAMDEARSLFARTGMVSQAKGSAYVELKRTKVVCSVFDPREIVHQNEFSELGQIFCEVKFAPFSCPRKRKSHAPDAEERALSADLKKAMEPVICRHLFPNFQLDIFVYILEHDGACLAAAINAVGLALSDAAVPMYDIISACSVAIIGEHIFVDPTEEEENLALMSPETDTNHGIVTMCILHNLKQVSDYRQIGSMDVECVTKVMSILETECEKIIPVIQKVVVLNVVKQFDQHKKLVEEAKLREEALNAKVEEWKSLLNGG
- the LOC123701929 gene encoding exosome complex component MTR3 isoform X1 translates to MPLDYRRFNGPEDSKSYKRFTSDYLRTYDELLKELLDKNGKRKDGRAMDEARSLCMFFARTGMVSQAKGSAYVELKRTKVVCSVFDPREIVHQNEFSELGQIFCEVKFAPFSCPRKRKSHAPDAEERALSADLKKAMEPVICRHLFPNFQLDIFVYILEHDGACLAAAINAVGLALSDAAVPMYDIISACSVAIIGEHIFVDPTEEEENLALMSPETDTNHGIVTMCILHNLKQVSDYRQIGSMDVECVTKVMSILETECEKIIPVIQKVVVLNVVKQFDQHKKLVEEAKLREEALNAKVEEWKSLLNGG